GTCGCGCAGTTCGAGTTCGTGGATCTGCGCCCGATCACGACCCATCCGCAGTTCAGCGCGGATTCGTTCCGCGCGTCATGGTGACCGGGGCGGGCATGTACAGCGTCTCGACCGACCTCGCGGCCTTTGATCTCGACGCGGTGTATCGCTTCCTCGCGGAAGAGGCCTACTGGTCGAAAGGCTTGCCGCGAGCGGTGTTCGACCGTGCGCTCGCCCACTCGATCTGCTTTGGCGGATTCGTCGACGGCGCGCAGGTCGCGTTCGGCCGCGTGATCACCGACCGGGCAACCTTCGCCTATCTGGCGGATGTGTTCGTGCTGCCCGACTATCGCGGTCGCGGTTATTCGAAGCGGTTGATGGATGCAGTCGTCGCGCACCCGGACCTGCAAGGCCTGCGCCGCATGGTGCTGGTCACCGGCGATGCGCACGGCTTGTACGGCCGCTACGGCTTCACGCCGCTGGCGGCGCCGGATCGTTACATGGAACTGCATCGCCCCGACGCCTATCGTCGGGGCTGAGCCGGTTAATCAGTTGTCGCCGTCGATCAGGCGACCGAGGCCGCCGAGTACCGAGCCTTCCTCGCGCGACTGGCCGCCCGCGGCAGGCGCCGCCATCACGATGCGATTGGCCATGCGCGACAGTGGCAGCGATTGCAGCCAGACCCGGCCCGGCCCACGCAGCGTGGCAAAGAACAGGCCTTCGCCACTGAACAGTGCGCTCTTGATGCGGCCGACGTACTGGATGGCGAAATCCACGTTCGGCTCGTAGGCCACCACGCAACCCGTGTCGACGCGCAGCGTCTCGCCTGCCTGCAGCTTGCGTTCGACCAGCGTGCCGCCGGCG
This region of Niveibacterium umoris genomic DNA includes:
- a CDS encoding GNAT family N-acetyltransferase, which produces MYSVSTDLAAFDLDAVYRFLAEEAYWSKGLPRAVFDRALAHSICFGGFVDGAQVAFGRVITDRATFAYLADVFVLPDYRGRGYSKRLMDAVVAHPDLQGLRRMVLVTGDAHGLYGRYGFTPLAAPDRYMELHRPDAYRRG